In Patagioenas fasciata isolate bPatFas1 chromosome 20, bPatFas1.hap1, whole genome shotgun sequence, a genomic segment contains:
- the CAMSAP1 gene encoding calmodulin-regulated spectrin-associated protein 1 isoform X4: MPPAAAHRPPGPLRLRRYRRLPPMVDVDVCAGGDSTRRKMDALTDSAVEIVPLELYDSARAKIAANLQWICAKAYGIDNVPEELKDPFYIDQYEQEHIKPPVIKLLLSSELYCRVCSLILKADQVAALQGHQSVIQALSRKGIYVMESDDTPVSESDLGCAPIKMSSHMAMIDALMMAYTVEMISIEKVVASVKRFSTFSASKELPYDLEDAMVFWINKVNLKMREITEKEIKLKQQLMESPGHQKSPSKWYWKLVPVRYRRDHLSSRQLPYFPLLEDLMKDGSDGAALLAVIHYYCPEHMKLDDICLKEVTSIADSLYNIQLLREFSNEYLNKCFYLTLEDMLYAPLVLKPNVMVFIAELFWWFENVKPDFVQPRDIQEIKDVKTVLQQKSSRPPVPISNATKRSFMASPAGSGPAELSPAAPPAPDACSRYYLHPEEPDYLGKGGNPAFSPSHPLLPLRQKQQKSLQGEDSPGHRHRSNSLTRVDGQPRGSVLAWPERKPRPLSQPTPFALHHSASSDVDPGSGDSISLARSISKDSLASNIVNVTPKNQPHPPSVKANGKSLLNNVEIEDEDEELIAIIRSEERPNRSDHELQNASARVPGIVTTAWSPKTNSETSESKQESFYLEPLMPALLKPAKEKQIINKEEECGEGKQRSFITKRLTDGHLPLMRKKTNSTHGEHDLNRTFTPISSSDFAPVAEAGAADSAALMEAGLEAARPLASSSLDPSTQELSTGGFFLHAAKSDDDIASKVNVSYAKSLNSHIQDTTWTMVRQDSDSDLLDIEDTEEDLVVVGDHPIVAKYIGEEESAKLQEDMKVKEHEDKDDASGRSSPCLSTISQVSSVSMASGSVRMTNFAERKLQRLNSYETKSSTSSSQKTTPDGSESCPAPLTTWKQKREQSPNRQNKDNANLLASELVQLHMQLEEKRRAIEAQKKKMEALSARQRLKLGKAAFLHVVKKGKSPDVPQPLKPEHFAKEYSRHNGEDFDEVSLASKSEEFLVKEEEREEMLNDAQEVAKVKMQESLAFAEQHKPKDSAAIHDLEKSKIISVALLEDNVTEVDINECDLSIEKLNETISTLQQAILKISQQQELLMKSPSVPSPGTRSNSQDQKVKPPIHFVEPLSPTGMNSLRKPPRFGQGRSPRSGRPVDLKVPKDRQQNSARVKTPTPSLETLPHLRPFPSNSLSKTPTEIGLENSLDLGNGSQEQCFFDTYRLHDESNQRALVLSTSKDANIISEMSKEMNNSFKESGLNSSDGSGKENVPVDEPLRSKANLIEVDLSDLKAPDEGELENQDSSTDIISEADQKSGVGFFFKDEQKAEDELAKKRAAFLLKQQRKAEEARIRKQQLEAEVEQKRDEARRKAEEDRIRKEEEKARRELIKQEYLRKKQQQILEEQGLGKPKSKPKKPRPKSVHREESYSDSGTKCSSTPDNLSSAQSGSSLSLASAATTEPESVHSGGTPAQRVESMESLPILSRNPSRNTERDWENASTASSIASVAEYTGPKLFKEPSSKSNKHIIHNAISHCCLAGKVNEPHKNSILEELEKCDANHYIILFRDAGCQFRALYCYYPDTEEIYKLTGTGPKSITKKMIDKLYKYSSDRKQFNVIPAKTMSVSVDALTIHNHLWQAKRPAVPKKTQTRKSH; this comes from the exons ACAACGTCCCCGAGGAGCTGAAGGACCCGTTCTACATCGATCAGTACGAGCAAGAGCACATCAAGCCGCCCGTGATCAAGCTGCTGCTGTCCAGCGAGCTGTACTGCCGCGTCTGCAGCCTCATCCTCAAGGCGGATCAGGTGGCGGCTCTGCAGGGCCACCAGTCCGTCATCCAGGCTCTGTCCCGCAAGGGCATTTACGTCATGGAGAGCGACGATACACCTGTGTCTGAATCTGATCTGGGCTGCGCACCAATCAAAATG AGCTCTCATATGGCGATGATCGATGCTCTTATGATGGCCTACACTGTCGAAATGATCAGCATTGAAAAGGTGGTTGCCAGCGTCAAGCGTTTCTCTACATTCAGTGCCTCAAAAGAACTGCCCTATGATTTGGAGGATGCAATGGTTTTCTGGATTAACAAG GTGAACCTTAAAATGAGGGAGATAACGGAGAAGGAGATTAAATTAAAACAGCAACTAATGGAAAGCCCAGGACACCAAAAG TCTCCTTCCAAATGGTATTGGAAATTAGTACCT GTGCGTTACCGACGGGACCATCTCTCCAGCAGGCAGTTGCCGTATTTCCCTTTGCTGGAAGATCTGATGAAGGATGGTAGTGACGGTGCTGCCCTTCTCGCTGTCATACACTATTATTGTCCAGAGCATATGAAACTAGATG ATATCTGTTTGAAGGAAGTAACGTCAATTGCAGACAGCCTCTATAATATTCAACTTTTGAGAGAATTCTCAAATGAATATCTAAATAAATGCTTTTACCTCACTTTGGAGGACATGTTATACGCTCCTTTGGTTTTAAAG CCCAACGTCATGGTGTTCATTGCCGAACTCTTCTGGTGGTTCGAGAATGTCAAACCAGATTTTGTGCAACCAAGGGATATTCAGGAGATAAAAGATG TTAAAACAGTGTTGCAGCAGAAGAGCAGCCGCCCGCCCGTTCCCATTTCCAACGCCACCAAGCGCAGTTTCATGGCCAGCCCTGCGGGTTCCGgcccagcagagctgtccccCGCGGCTCCGCCGGCCCCCGATGCCTGCAGCAGGTACTACCTGCACCCCGAGGAGCCCGACTACCT TGGCAAAGGAGGAAACCCTGCCTTCAGCCCTTCCCATCCACTGCTCCCGCTgagacaaaagcaacaaaaatcccTACAGGGAGAAGACAGCCCTG GTCACCGGCACCGTTCTAATTCTCTGACCCGCGTTGACGGGCAGCCACGAGGCTCAGTTCTTGCGTGGCCGGAGAGGAAACCCAG GCCTCTGTCTCAGCCAACACCGTTTGCTCTCCATCATTCCGCCAGCAGTGATGTGGACCCCGGGTCTGGCGACAGCATTAGTCTGGCCAGATCGATCAGCAAAGACAGCCTTGCTTCAAACATCGTTAACGTAACTCCAAAAAATCAGCCCCATCCTCCATCAGTGAAAGCGAACGGGAAGAGCTTATTGAACAACGTTGAGATCGAGGATGAAGACGAAGAGCTTATTGCAATAATCAGATCTGAAGAAAGGCCAAACCGTAGTGATCATGAACTGCAGAATGCGTCAGCCAGGGTGCCTGGCATCGTTACCACGGCGTGGTCTCCAAAAACAAACAGCGAGACTTCCGAAAGCAAACAGGAGAGTTTTTACCTGGAACCCTTAATGCCTGCTCTTCTAAAAccagcaaaggaaaaacagatcaTCAATAAAGAGGAGGAGTGTGGGGAGGGGAAACAGAGGAGTTTTATAACAAAGAGATTAACCGACGGACACTTGCCTTTGATGcgcaagaaaacaaacagcactCATGGTGAGCATGACCTCAATAGGACTTTTACTCCAATTTCTAGTTCTGATTTCGCTCCAGTCGCAGAAGCTGGTGCTGCGGACTCGGCAGCGCTGATGGAGGCCGGGCTAGAAGCTGCTAGACCTTTGGCTAGTAGCAGTTTGGATCCTTCCACTCAGGAGCTCTCCACTGGAGGATTCTTTCTTCATGCTGCTAAATCTGATGATGACATAGCAAGTAAAGTCAATGTAAGTTATGCGAAAAGTCTCAACTCACATATTCAGGATACTACGTGGACTATGGTGAGACAAGACTCTGACTCAGACCTCTTGGACATAGAAGACACTGAGGAGGATTTGGTGGTCGTAGGTGATCATCCTATAGTCGCTAAGTACATTGGTGAGGAGGAATCTGCAAAATTGCAGGAAGATATGAAGGTAAAGGAACATGAAGATAAGGATGATGCTAGTGGACGTTCCAGTCCATGCTTGAGTACAATTTCTCAAGTTAGCAGCGTGTCCATGGCCAGTGGGAGCGTCCGAATGACCAATTTTGCCGAACGAAAGCTTCAGAGACTTAATAGCTATGAAACAAAGTCCAGCACGAGCAGTTCACAAAAGACCACACCAGATGGGTCAGAAAGCTGCCCAGCACCGCTGACCACGTGGAAACAAAAGCGAGAACAAAGCCCCAACAGACAAAATAAAGATAACGCTAATCTTTTAGCTTCTGAATTGGTGCAACTTCATATGCAGTTGGAAGAGAAACGAAGGGCAATAGAAGCTcagaagaagaaaatggaagCCTTGTCAGCAAGGCAGCGACTAAAATTGGGCAAGGCAGCTTTCTTGCATGTTGTTAAAAAAGGGAAATCTCCCGATGTTCCACAGCCTCTTAAACCGGAACATTTTGCAAAAGAATATTCTCGGCACAATGGTGAAGACTTTGATGAAGTTTCTTTGGCTTCCAAATCTGAGGAGTTTCTtgtgaaggaggaggagagagaagaaatgcTCAATGATGCTCAAGAAGTAGCAAAAGTAAAAATGCAAGAAAGCCTTGCTTTTGCTGAGCAACATAAACCAAAAGACTCTGCTGCTATACATGATttggaaaaaagtaaaattatttctgttgccCTCCTAGAAGACAATGTTACAGAAGTAGATATAAATGAATGTGACCTTTCTATTGAAAAACTGAATGAAACAATCAGTACCCTTCAACAGGCTATATTAAAAATTTCCCAGCAACAGGAACTTCTTATGAAATCTCCATCGGTGCCATCACCAGGAACCAGAAGTAACTCTCAGGACCAAAAGGTAAAACCACCAATTCATTTTGTTGAGCCCCTGTCTCCAACTGGAATGAACAGTCTTCGTAAACCACCTCGATTCGGCCAAGGAAGGAGCCCTCGGTCAGGAAGACCCGTTGATCTGAAAGTCCCTAAAGACAGACAACAGAATTCAGCGCGTGTTAAAACCCCAACACCCAGTCTAGAAACCTTACCGCATTTAAGGCCATTTCCATCCAATAGCTTGTCAAAGACGCCAACGGAAATCGGCTTGGAAAATAGTCTTGATCTTGGAAATGGTTCTCAAGAACAGTGTTTCTTCGATACCTATAGACTTCACGATGAGAGCAACCAGCGGGCGCTTGTTCTCTCCACCTCCAAAGACGCCAATATTATTTCTGAAATGAGCAAAGAGATGAATAACAGCTTCAAGGAATCAGGGTTGAATTCTTCTGATGgctcaggaaaagaaaatgtcccGGTGGATGAGCCACTGAGAAGCAAAGCAAATCTCATTGAAGTAGACCTGTCCGATTTAAAAGCTCCAGATGAAGGAGAACTTGAAAACCAGGATAGCTCTACGGATATAATTAGTGAAGCTGATCAGAAGTCGGGCGTGGGTTTTTTCTTCAAG GATGAACAGAAAGCAGAGGATGAGCTCGCGAAAAAACGTGCCGCGTTCCTTTTGAAACAGCAGCGCAAAGCGGAGGAGGCTCGGATTCGGAAACAGCAGTTGGAGGCTGAAGTTGAACAAAAAAGAGATGAAGCTCG tcgCAAAGCTGAGGAGGACCGAATAcggaaagaagaggagaaagctCGAAGAGAACTTATCAAGCAagaatatttaaggaaaaaacagcagcaaattTTGGAGGAGCAAGGGCTTGGAAAACCCAAATCCAAGCCCAAAAAACCCCGACCAAAGTCGGTCCATCGTGAAGAATCTTACAGTGATTCGGGGACAAAGTGTTCTTCCACAC cCGATAACTTGAGCAGCGCTCAGTCTGGTTCCAGCCTTTCTCTGGCCTCAGCAGCCACCACGGAGCCCGAGAGCGTGCACTCGGGGGGCACGCCGGCGCAGAG AGTTGAGTCTATGGAGTCCTTACCAATACTAAGCAGAAATCCaagcagaaacacagaaagagacTGGGAGAACGCTTCCACAGCATCTTCCATTGCTTCAGTGGCAGAATACACAG GTCCAAAATTATTTAAGGAACCCAGCAGCAAATCCAACAAACATATTATCCACAATGCGATCTCTCATTGCTGTCTTGCTGGAAAAGTGAATGAGCCACATAAGAATTCAATATTAGAG GAACTAGAAAAATGTGACGCCAACcactacatcatcctgttccgcGACGCCGGCTGCCAGTTCAGAGCACTTTACTGCTACTACCCCGACACGGAGGAGATCTACAAGCTGACCGGGACGGGGCCAAAGAGCATCACCAAGAAAATGATTGACAAACTGTACAAGTACAGCTCGGACAGAAAACAGTTTAACGTGATTCCAGCCAAAACCATGTCGGTCAGCGTGGATGCTCTCACCATCCACAACCACTTGTGGCAAGCCAAGCGACCCGCAGTGCCAAAGAAGACTCAGACTCGTAAATCACACTGA
- the CAMSAP1 gene encoding calmodulin-regulated spectrin-associated protein 1 isoform X2: MPPAAAHRPPGPLRLRRYRRLPPMVDVDVCAGGDSTRRKMDALTDSAVEIVPLELYDSARAKIAANLQWICAKAYGIDNVPEELKDPFYIDQYEQEHIKPPVIKLLLSSELYCRVCSLILKADQVAALQGHQSVIQALSRKGIYVMESDDTPVSESDLGCAPIKMSSHMAMIDALMMAYTVEMISIEKVVASVKRFSTFSASKELPYDLEDAMVFWINKVNLKMREITEKEIKLKQQLMESPGHQKVRYRRDHLSSRQLPYFPLLEDLMKDGSDGAALLAVIHYYCPEHMKLDDICLKEVTSIADSLYNIQLLREFSNEYLNKCFYLTLEDMLYAPLVLKPNVMVFIAELFWWFENVKPDFVQPRDIQEIKDVKTVLQQKSSRPPVPISNATKRSFMASPAGSGPAELSPAAPPAPDACSRYYLHPEEPDYLGKGGNPAFSPSHPLLPLRQKQQKSLQGEDSPGHRHRSNSLTRVDGQPRGSVLAWPERKPRPLSQPTPFALHHSASSDVDPGSGDSISLARSISKDSLASNIVNVTPKNQPHPPSVKANGKSLLNNVEIEDEDEELIAIIRSEERPNRSDHELQNASARVPGIVTTAWSPKTNSETSESKQESFYLEPLMPALLKPAKEKQIINKEEECGEGKQRSFITKRLTDGHLPLMRKKTNSTHGEHDLNRTFTPISSSDFAPVAEAGAADSAALMEAGLEAARPLASSSLDPSTQELSTGGFFLHAAKSDDDIASKVNVSYAKSLNSHIQDTTWTMVRQDSDSDLLDIEDTEEDLVVVGDHPIVAKYIGEEESAKLQEDMKVKEHEDKDDASGRSSPCLSTISQVSSVSMASGSVRMTNFAERKLQRLNSYETKSSTSSSQKTTPDGSESCPAPLTTWKQKREQSPNRQNKDNANLLASELVQLHMQLEEKRRAIEAQKKKMEALSARQRLKLGKAAFLHVVKKGKSPDVPQPLKPEHFAKEYSRHNGEDFDEVSLASKSEEFLVKEEEREEMLNDAQEVAKVKMQESLAFAEQHKPKDSAAIHDLEKSKIISVALLEDNVTEVDINECDLSIEKLNETISTLQQAILKISQQQELLMKSPSVPSPGTRSNSQDQKVKPPIHFVEPLSPTGMNSLRKPPRFGQGRSPRSGRPVDLKVPKDRQQNSARVKTPTPSLETLPHLRPFPSNSLSKTPTEIGLENSLDLGNGSQEQCFFDTYRLHDESNQRALVLSTSKDANIISEMSKEMNNSFKESGLNSSDGSGKENVPVDEPLRSKANLIEVDLSDLKAPDEGELENQDSSTDIISEADQKSGVGFFFKDEQKAEDELAKKRAAFLLKQQRKAEEARIRKQQLEAEVEQKRDEARRKAEEDRIRKEEEKARRELIKQEYLRKKQQQILEEQGLGKPKSKPKKPRPKSVHREESYSDSGTKCSSTPDNLSSAQSGSSLSLASAATTEPESVHSGGTPAQRVESMESLPILSRNPSRNTERDWENASTASSIASVAEYTGPKLFKEPSSKSNKHIIHNAISHCCLAGKVNEPHKNSILEELEKCDANHYIILFRDAGCQFRALYCYYPDTEEIYKLTGTGPKSITKKMIDKLYKYSSDRKQFNVIPAKTMSVSVDALTIHNHLWQAKRPAVPKKTQTRKSH; this comes from the exons ACAACGTCCCCGAGGAGCTGAAGGACCCGTTCTACATCGATCAGTACGAGCAAGAGCACATCAAGCCGCCCGTGATCAAGCTGCTGCTGTCCAGCGAGCTGTACTGCCGCGTCTGCAGCCTCATCCTCAAGGCGGATCAGGTGGCGGCTCTGCAGGGCCACCAGTCCGTCATCCAGGCTCTGTCCCGCAAGGGCATTTACGTCATGGAGAGCGACGATACACCTGTGTCTGAATCTGATCTGGGCTGCGCACCAATCAAAATG AGCTCTCATATGGCGATGATCGATGCTCTTATGATGGCCTACACTGTCGAAATGATCAGCATTGAAAAGGTGGTTGCCAGCGTCAAGCGTTTCTCTACATTCAGTGCCTCAAAAGAACTGCCCTATGATTTGGAGGATGCAATGGTTTTCTGGATTAACAAG GTGAACCTTAAAATGAGGGAGATAACGGAGAAGGAGATTAAATTAAAACAGCAACTAATGGAAAGCCCAGGACACCAAAAG GTGCGTTACCGACGGGACCATCTCTCCAGCAGGCAGTTGCCGTATTTCCCTTTGCTGGAAGATCTGATGAAGGATGGTAGTGACGGTGCTGCCCTTCTCGCTGTCATACACTATTATTGTCCAGAGCATATGAAACTAGATG ATATCTGTTTGAAGGAAGTAACGTCAATTGCAGACAGCCTCTATAATATTCAACTTTTGAGAGAATTCTCAAATGAATATCTAAATAAATGCTTTTACCTCACTTTGGAGGACATGTTATACGCTCCTTTGGTTTTAAAG CCCAACGTCATGGTGTTCATTGCCGAACTCTTCTGGTGGTTCGAGAATGTCAAACCAGATTTTGTGCAACCAAGGGATATTCAGGAGATAAAAGATG TTAAAACAGTGTTGCAGCAGAAGAGCAGCCGCCCGCCCGTTCCCATTTCCAACGCCACCAAGCGCAGTTTCATGGCCAGCCCTGCGGGTTCCGgcccagcagagctgtccccCGCGGCTCCGCCGGCCCCCGATGCCTGCAGCAGGTACTACCTGCACCCCGAGGAGCCCGACTACCT TGGCAAAGGAGGAAACCCTGCCTTCAGCCCTTCCCATCCACTGCTCCCGCTgagacaaaagcaacaaaaatcccTACAGGGAGAAGACAGCCCTG GTCACCGGCACCGTTCTAATTCTCTGACCCGCGTTGACGGGCAGCCACGAGGCTCAGTTCTTGCGTGGCCGGAGAGGAAACCCAG GCCTCTGTCTCAGCCAACACCGTTTGCTCTCCATCATTCCGCCAGCAGTGATGTGGACCCCGGGTCTGGCGACAGCATTAGTCTGGCCAGATCGATCAGCAAAGACAGCCTTGCTTCAAACATCGTTAACGTAACTCCAAAAAATCAGCCCCATCCTCCATCAGTGAAAGCGAACGGGAAGAGCTTATTGAACAACGTTGAGATCGAGGATGAAGACGAAGAGCTTATTGCAATAATCAGATCTGAAGAAAGGCCAAACCGTAGTGATCATGAACTGCAGAATGCGTCAGCCAGGGTGCCTGGCATCGTTACCACGGCGTGGTCTCCAAAAACAAACAGCGAGACTTCCGAAAGCAAACAGGAGAGTTTTTACCTGGAACCCTTAATGCCTGCTCTTCTAAAAccagcaaaggaaaaacagatcaTCAATAAAGAGGAGGAGTGTGGGGAGGGGAAACAGAGGAGTTTTATAACAAAGAGATTAACCGACGGACACTTGCCTTTGATGcgcaagaaaacaaacagcactCATGGTGAGCATGACCTCAATAGGACTTTTACTCCAATTTCTAGTTCTGATTTCGCTCCAGTCGCAGAAGCTGGTGCTGCGGACTCGGCAGCGCTGATGGAGGCCGGGCTAGAAGCTGCTAGACCTTTGGCTAGTAGCAGTTTGGATCCTTCCACTCAGGAGCTCTCCACTGGAGGATTCTTTCTTCATGCTGCTAAATCTGATGATGACATAGCAAGTAAAGTCAATGTAAGTTATGCGAAAAGTCTCAACTCACATATTCAGGATACTACGTGGACTATGGTGAGACAAGACTCTGACTCAGACCTCTTGGACATAGAAGACACTGAGGAGGATTTGGTGGTCGTAGGTGATCATCCTATAGTCGCTAAGTACATTGGTGAGGAGGAATCTGCAAAATTGCAGGAAGATATGAAGGTAAAGGAACATGAAGATAAGGATGATGCTAGTGGACGTTCCAGTCCATGCTTGAGTACAATTTCTCAAGTTAGCAGCGTGTCCATGGCCAGTGGGAGCGTCCGAATGACCAATTTTGCCGAACGAAAGCTTCAGAGACTTAATAGCTATGAAACAAAGTCCAGCACGAGCAGTTCACAAAAGACCACACCAGATGGGTCAGAAAGCTGCCCAGCACCGCTGACCACGTGGAAACAAAAGCGAGAACAAAGCCCCAACAGACAAAATAAAGATAACGCTAATCTTTTAGCTTCTGAATTGGTGCAACTTCATATGCAGTTGGAAGAGAAACGAAGGGCAATAGAAGCTcagaagaagaaaatggaagCCTTGTCAGCAAGGCAGCGACTAAAATTGGGCAAGGCAGCTTTCTTGCATGTTGTTAAAAAAGGGAAATCTCCCGATGTTCCACAGCCTCTTAAACCGGAACATTTTGCAAAAGAATATTCTCGGCACAATGGTGAAGACTTTGATGAAGTTTCTTTGGCTTCCAAATCTGAGGAGTTTCTtgtgaaggaggaggagagagaagaaatgcTCAATGATGCTCAAGAAGTAGCAAAAGTAAAAATGCAAGAAAGCCTTGCTTTTGCTGAGCAACATAAACCAAAAGACTCTGCTGCTATACATGATttggaaaaaagtaaaattatttctgttgccCTCCTAGAAGACAATGTTACAGAAGTAGATATAAATGAATGTGACCTTTCTATTGAAAAACTGAATGAAACAATCAGTACCCTTCAACAGGCTATATTAAAAATTTCCCAGCAACAGGAACTTCTTATGAAATCTCCATCGGTGCCATCACCAGGAACCAGAAGTAACTCTCAGGACCAAAAGGTAAAACCACCAATTCATTTTGTTGAGCCCCTGTCTCCAACTGGAATGAACAGTCTTCGTAAACCACCTCGATTCGGCCAAGGAAGGAGCCCTCGGTCAGGAAGACCCGTTGATCTGAAAGTCCCTAAAGACAGACAACAGAATTCAGCGCGTGTTAAAACCCCAACACCCAGTCTAGAAACCTTACCGCATTTAAGGCCATTTCCATCCAATAGCTTGTCAAAGACGCCAACGGAAATCGGCTTGGAAAATAGTCTTGATCTTGGAAATGGTTCTCAAGAACAGTGTTTCTTCGATACCTATAGACTTCACGATGAGAGCAACCAGCGGGCGCTTGTTCTCTCCACCTCCAAAGACGCCAATATTATTTCTGAAATGAGCAAAGAGATGAATAACAGCTTCAAGGAATCAGGGTTGAATTCTTCTGATGgctcaggaaaagaaaatgtcccGGTGGATGAGCCACTGAGAAGCAAAGCAAATCTCATTGAAGTAGACCTGTCCGATTTAAAAGCTCCAGATGAAGGAGAACTTGAAAACCAGGATAGCTCTACGGATATAATTAGTGAAGCTGATCAGAAGTCGGGCGTGGGTTTTTTCTTCAAG GATGAACAGAAAGCAGAGGATGAGCTCGCGAAAAAACGTGCCGCGTTCCTTTTGAAACAGCAGCGCAAAGCGGAGGAGGCTCGGATTCGGAAACAGCAGTTGGAGGCTGAAGTTGAACAAAAAAGAGATGAAGCTCG tcgCAAAGCTGAGGAGGACCGAATAcggaaagaagaggagaaagctCGAAGAGAACTTATCAAGCAagaatatttaaggaaaaaacagcagcaaattTTGGAGGAGCAAGGGCTTGGAAAACCCAAATCCAAGCCCAAAAAACCCCGACCAAAGTCGGTCCATCGTGAAGAATCTTACAGTGATTCGGGGACAAAGTGTTCTTCCACAC cCGATAACTTGAGCAGCGCTCAGTCTGGTTCCAGCCTTTCTCTGGCCTCAGCAGCCACCACGGAGCCCGAGAGCGTGCACTCGGGGGGCACGCCGGCGCAGAG AGTTGAGTCTATGGAGTCCTTACCAATACTAAGCAGAAATCCaagcagaaacacagaaagagacTGGGAGAACGCTTCCACAGCATCTTCCATTGCTTCAGTGGCAGAATACACAG GTCCAAAATTATTTAAGGAACCCAGCAGCAAATCCAACAAACATATTATCCACAATGCGATCTCTCATTGCTGTCTTGCTGGAAAAGTGAATGAGCCACATAAGAATTCAATATTAGAG GAACTAGAAAAATGTGACGCCAACcactacatcatcctgttccgcGACGCCGGCTGCCAGTTCAGAGCACTTTACTGCTACTACCCCGACACGGAGGAGATCTACAAGCTGACCGGGACGGGGCCAAAGAGCATCACCAAGAAAATGATTGACAAACTGTACAAGTACAGCTCGGACAGAAAACAGTTTAACGTGATTCCAGCCAAAACCATGTCGGTCAGCGTGGATGCTCTCACCATCCACAACCACTTGTGGCAAGCCAAGCGACCCGCAGTGCCAAAGAAGACTCAGACTCGTAAATCACACTGA